TGATGGGTATAAGCAATCACCAAATGTACGGGTGTATATACCGGCAGCGCTCTTCCTGAAGACTGTGCGGCACTCAGTACCATTGTACCTGTACGGGCTACCAGCATTTCGCAGTCAGTGATGGCTGCATGTGCTGTGTGCATATCGCCTTTGTTCAGACCAGGGAGCTGGTTCAGCTGCAGATCTTTGATCAGTGCCGGTGTCTGGCAGATAATATCAGACCATTCCCGGGTGGCGGCCAGCGCCTGCAGGTTTTCCAGCAGTTCGGCCTTACTGGTACAAAAAACGAATTTGCCCTGCAAGCCGGCAAATTCTTCTGCAAATTTCATTTCCAGTCCATCATGTTCCTTCACGAAGACCGAGTTGTTGCCCTCCGAGTTAGGGAAGGGCAACTGTACGGACTGGCTTAATGCATTTCTTACTCTTTTGAGAATATTTTCCTTGGCAGGAGATACTTTCATATCAACTTACGCATTAGCGGTAGCTGGTGATGGATTGATCAGGTCTGTAGGATGTACACCGTCGGTAGTCATACCTTCGTGGTTAGCTATATGCTCTTTGTGCACATCGTAAGGACGTTTACCAATCAGTCTTTCCAGATCTGCCTGATATAATACTTCTTTTTTCAGCAGTTCACCCGCCAGCGCTCTCACGTTGTCGATCTTTTCAGTCAGCAGGTTTTTAGTACGCTGATATGCTTTATCGATCAGGGCACGTACTTCTTCATCAATCAGTTTTGCCGTTTCTTCAGAGTAAGGCTTTGTGAAAGACTGATCGCTGTTAGGATCATAGAAGGATACGTTACCTACCTTATCGTTCATACCGTACACGGTAACCATTGCATAAGCCATGCGGGTGATCACCTGCAGGTCATTCTGGGCACCGGTTGATACTTTACCGAATACGATTTCTTCTACTGCACGGCCACCGAGGGTCATACAAATATCGTCCAACAGCTGTTCGGTATTATAAAGGTATTGTTCTTTCGGTAAGTATTGCGCATATCCAAGGGCAGCTACACCACGGGGAACGATGGTTACTTTCACCAGCGGGTTTGCGTGCTCCAGGTACCAGCCACAGATGGCGTGGCCAGCTTCATGGAATGCGATGATTTCTTTCTCTTCAGGAGAAATGATCTTGTTTTTCTTTTCAAGACCACCGATCACTCTATCTACGGCATCATTGAAGTCATCCATTTCTACTTCCGTCTTGCCTTTACGGGCAGCGATCAGGGCTGCTTCGTTACATACGTTGGCAATATCGGCGCCGGCAAAACCCGGTGTCATGGAAGCCAGTTTCTTGATATCGAGGATTGGAGAAGTCTTGATTGGTTTCAGATGCACATCGAAGATCGCTTCACGACCAGCCAGATCCGGCTTATCGATAGAGATCTGACGGTCAAAACGACCCGGACGCAGCAGCGCACTATCCAGTACATCCGGACGGTTGGTAGCAGCCAGGATGATGATACCACTATCGGTACCGAAACCATCCATTTCTACCAGCAGCTGGTTGAGGGTGTTTTCACGCTCATCATTGCTCATCATTACGTTTTTACCTCTCGCACGACCGATCGCATCAATTTCATCGATAAAGATGATACATGGTGCTTTTTCACGAGCCTGTTTGAACAGGTCACGAACACGGCTGGCACCCACACCTACGAACAGTTCAACGAAGTCAGAACCGGACATAGAGTAGAATGGTACCTGTGCTTCACCGGCCATTGCTTTGGCCAGGAGGGTCTTACCGGTACCCGGAGGGCCTACCAGCAGTGCACCCTTTGGTATCTTACCACCGAGGGCGGTGTATTTTTTCGGATTCTTCAGGAAGTCTACGATTTCCATCACTTCCACCTTGGCTTCGTCAAGGCCGGCTACATCACTGAAAGTAATGTTGACACGGGTGCCTTTGTCGAAGAGGGTAGCTTTGGACTTTCCGATATTGAAGATGCCTCCCGGGCCTCCGCTGCCTCCAGCGGGTCCTCCCATTTTACGCATCAGCAATACCCAAAGACCGATGAGCAGCACAAGTGGCAGCAATAATTGAATGAATGGTTCGAACCAACCCTGCCTTTCATCATAGGTGACTTTCACCTGATCTTCGAGTGGGGTATTGGCCTCAGCATGATCCATATCTTTCTTGAAGCTTTCTTCGCTACCGATAGTAAAACGGTAGTGAGGACCCGGATTCACACGACCCAGGTTGCCCTTGGATACTTTGTCGAATTTGGGCTCATTAAGACGGTCTCTTTTTATGTAAACCTCTACTGCTTTCTTATTTACAACCACCAGCCTGTCTACATCACCTGGTTTCAGGTAGTCCAGCTGGAATTCCTGCCAGCTTATATCTCTGGGCGGTGGGTTAAAGGGAAACCAGTTCATTGCAAGCAGGGCAATACCTATAAAGGCATATACCCAGTATATATTGAACTTTGGTCCTTTTTTAGGCGATTTGTCTGACCCCTTTGTGAAGTTGTTGCCTCTTTCCATAATCTTTCGCTCCTTTACGGATGTCGGGTAATAGTTAAAAGTTATTAGTTAGTCTCATTATGCTCCATTCGTTCGGCATCACTCCACATATCTTCCAGACCATAAAATTGCCTGGTTTCTGGTTGGAATACATGCACCACAACATTCACATAATCTACAAGAATCCATTGTTGTGCGGTAAAGCCCTCATGCTTGTAAGGGGTTTCTCCGGTAAACTTTTGCACCTGGTCTTCCACGAAGTCAGCAATAGCCCGCACCTGTGTGTTGGAGTTAGCCTCACATATTACAAAGAAATCAGCCACGGCTTCAGGAATCTGGCGCAAATCCAGGGAAACGATGTTATCTCCCTTTTTTTCCTGGATGGCCTTGATGATGGTGGAAAAAATCTCGCTTTCTCTACTCAGGCGCGCAAGCGCTTTCTTTCTCGTACTCAGAACGGTTAAGGGTGCCAATAAAATCTCTTTTGGTTAAAAATAAACTTTAATTGTCAAAATTACTAAACAAGCCTGAAATTAACGCCGGAATAAAACCAGGGTACGACCAGGGAATGGTCGAAGATTTACCGGGTGTTAATCCTTAATAACCACGAACTTGCTGTAGCTTTCGGCTGCTTGATGCAGGACTGTTTTTGCAACTGTTAAGGAAAT
This window of the Chitinophaga sancti genome carries:
- the rsfS gene encoding ribosome silencing factor, encoding MAPLTVLSTRKKALARLSRESEIFSTIIKAIQEKKGDNIVSLDLRQIPEAVADFFVICEANSNTQVRAIADFVEDQVQKFTGETPYKHEGFTAQQWILVDYVNVVVHVFQPETRQFYGLEDMWSDAERMEHNETN
- a CDS encoding LutC/YkgG family protein, with amino-acid sequence MKVSPAKENILKRVRNALSQSVQLPFPNSEGNNSVFVKEHDGLEMKFAEEFAGLQGKFVFCTSKAELLENLQALAATREWSDIICQTPALIKDLQLNQLPGLNKGDMHTAHAAITDCEMLVARTGTMVLSAAQSSGRALPVYTPVHLVIAYTHQLVFDLKDAIARMKEKYQGDLPSSIHFASGPSRTADIEKTLVVGIHGPKEVYVFLVDE
- the ftsH gene encoding ATP-dependent zinc metalloprotease FtsH, with amino-acid sequence MERGNNFTKGSDKSPKKGPKFNIYWVYAFIGIALLAMNWFPFNPPPRDISWQEFQLDYLKPGDVDRLVVVNKKAVEVYIKRDRLNEPKFDKVSKGNLGRVNPGPHYRFTIGSEESFKKDMDHAEANTPLEDQVKVTYDERQGWFEPFIQLLLPLVLLIGLWVLLMRKMGGPAGGSGGPGGIFNIGKSKATLFDKGTRVNITFSDVAGLDEAKVEVMEIVDFLKNPKKYTALGGKIPKGALLVGPPGTGKTLLAKAMAGEAQVPFYSMSGSDFVELFVGVGASRVRDLFKQAREKAPCIIFIDEIDAIGRARGKNVMMSNDERENTLNQLLVEMDGFGTDSGIIILAATNRPDVLDSALLRPGRFDRQISIDKPDLAGREAIFDVHLKPIKTSPILDIKKLASMTPGFAGADIANVCNEAALIAARKGKTEVEMDDFNDAVDRVIGGLEKKNKIISPEEKEIIAFHEAGHAICGWYLEHANPLVKVTIVPRGVAALGYAQYLPKEQYLYNTEQLLDDICMTLGGRAVEEIVFGKVSTGAQNDLQVITRMAYAMVTVYGMNDKVGNVSFYDPNSDQSFTKPYSEETAKLIDEEVRALIDKAYQRTKNLLTEKIDNVRALAGELLKKEVLYQADLERLIGKRPYDVHKEHIANHEGMTTDGVHPTDLINPSPATANA